GCACGGACACGGCAATGTGGTGGGGGCCGTGGTGTTCCCGCACAATGTGGGGCTCGGGGCGGCGAACGACCCGGATCTGGTGAAACGCATATCGGAGGTGACGGCCATCGAGGTGGCGGCTACCGGCATCAACTGGGCCTTCGCGCCCACGCTTGCCGTGCCGCAGGATGACCGCTGGGGAAGGACATACGAAGGCTATTCGGAATCGCCCGACCTTGTTGCCTCCTACGCCGCCGCCGCTGTGGAAGGCTTGCAGGGCAAAGCGGGGGAAATCCGCATTCAGGACGGTCATGTGGCAGGCTCGGCCAAGCATTTCCTCGGCGACGGCGGCACCGAAGGCGGGATCGATCAGGGGGACACGAAAGTCTCCGAGGCCGATCTCGCCCGCATTCACGGGGCAGGCTATCCCCCGGCTATCGATGCCGGTGTGATGACGGTGATGGCCTCCTACAACAGCTGGTACGGCGTGAAGATGCACGGCAACCGGTCGGTGCTGACCGATATCCTGAAGGGCCGCATGGGCTTTGACGGCTTCGTGGTTGGCGACTGGAACGGCCACGGCCAGATTCCGGGCTGCGTGCCGACCAATTGCCCCCATGCCTTCAATGCCGGGCTCGACATGGCAATGGCGCCCGACAGCTGGCGCGAGCTTTATGCCAATACGCTGGCGCAGGTGAAGGATGGCACCATTCCGCTCGCCCGTGTTGAAGATGCCGTACGGCGTATCCTGCGTGTCAAATTCCATCTGGGGCTGTTCGATCCCGCCCGCCCGTTTGAAGGGCGCACCGACCTTGTCGGCAGTGCGGCGCACCGTGCGGTGGCGCGCGAGGCCACGGCCAAATCGCTGGTGCTGCTGAAAAATGAAGGTGGCGCCCTGCCGGTGAAGGCTGGTGCCAACGTGCTGGTGGCGGGCGCTGCGGCCAATGACATGGGCCAGCAAACCGGTGGCTGGACGCTCAGCTGGCAAGGCGATGGCAACAGCCGCGCCGATTTCCCGAACGGGCAAACGATCCTTGAAGGCCTGCAGCAAACGATGGCAGCGGGCGGCGGCAGCGCCACCTTCTCGGCTGATGGCAGTTTCACCGACAAGCCGGATGTCGCCATCGTGGTGTTCGGCGAGCAACCCTATGCCGAAATGCGCGGCGACCTTCGCACGCTCGAATTCGAGCCGGGCGACAAGGCCTCGCTTGCCATCCTCAAGAAACTGAAGGCCGCCGGTGTGCCGGTCGTTTCCGTGTTCCTGTCGGGTCGCCCCATGTGGGTGAACCCGGAGCTGAACGCGTCCGATGCTTTTGTCGCCGCGTGGCTGCCGGGCAGCGAAGGTGGCGGCGTGGCCGACGTTCTGATCGGCGACAAAGATGGCAAGGCCCGCACCGATTTCACAGGCAAGCTCTCCTACAGTTGGCCGAAAAGCGCCGACCAGTTTGCGCTGAATGTGGGGCAGGAAGGCTATGACCCGCTCTTTGCCTTCGGCTACGGCCTGAAGGCAGGGGAGGCGAGCAGCCTGCCGATGCTTTCCGAAGAGCCGGGCATTGACGCCAGCGACTTCAACCGCACGCTCTTCTTCGCGCGCGGCGCCTTTGTGAAGCCCTATTCGGCAAGTTACGGCGAGGGCATCGCCCATGCGCATATCGATTCCGCCAACATGCAGGAAGGGGCCGTGAAGCTTGAGTGGGGCGGTGCGCCCGCCACTTTCGCCATCACCGGCCCCGAAATGGAAATGAGCCGCGAGACGAATGCCGATATGTCGCTTGCAGTCACCTACCGGGTGGATGCGGCACCCGAAGGCGAAGTCAGCATCGCGATGCCGACAACCCTTGGGGACACAGGGCTTGATGCCAAGCCGCTCTTCTCCGCAAACATTGGCGAATGGCGGACAGTGAAACTGTCACTCAGCTGTTTTGCCCGTGCAAACCCCGGCATGCAGCAGGTGGCGTCACCCCTTGTCATTACGGCAAGCGGGGCGTTCGGCATCAGCATTTCGGACGCGCGGATCGTGACCGACCCCGAAGGGACGGTCTGCCCGGATGGTAGCGCGGTTGACTGAGGCACCTAGCCTTTTGAAATGACTTGAAGCCCGGCAAGCTTGCCGCCACAGTCCCCGGATGTAGAACAAACGTTTGGGGGCAAGGCCATGCAGAGACGCGACTTTCTGAAAACGCTGGCGGGGTCGACAGCCGCGCTTTGGGCGCTAAAGGCGGGCGGCGCTGCGGCATTCGCGGGCGACGGCGCATGGCCGGGATACGACAAGGCGTTTGTCATCAACAATCTTGGCGGGCTCAGTGACCCCAACCTTCGGCTGAAGGATTACGAAGCCGAAGGGATCGACAAGAAGACCTTCGTCGTGTCCCCGCGCATTCTGGCGGACCTCAAGGCCTCGGGCATGACGGCG
The Gimibacter soli DNA segment above includes these coding regions:
- a CDS encoding glycoside hydrolase family 3 protein, with amino-acid sequence MKRFIALGDSVAVFALVVAGAGLLAACSDQKTATPGEAKAPESAESATIPAESPVNPAAWPEARSKGLIDAATEAKITELMAAMSLEEKVGQLIQGDLSTIRPEDLRDVPVGSILAGGSSAPLGYPDRAPAEAWVETAKAFRAVAMESRDGHTAIPLLFGIDAVHGHGNVVGAVVFPHNVGLGAANDPDLVKRISEVTAIEVAATGINWAFAPTLAVPQDDRWGRTYEGYSESPDLVASYAAAAVEGLQGKAGEIRIQDGHVAGSAKHFLGDGGTEGGIDQGDTKVSEADLARIHGAGYPPAIDAGVMTVMASYNSWYGVKMHGNRSVLTDILKGRMGFDGFVVGDWNGHGQIPGCVPTNCPHAFNAGLDMAMAPDSWRELYANTLAQVKDGTIPLARVEDAVRRILRVKFHLGLFDPARPFEGRTDLVGSAAHRAVAREATAKSLVLLKNEGGALPVKAGANVLVAGAAANDMGQQTGGWTLSWQGDGNSRADFPNGQTILEGLQQTMAAGGGSATFSADGSFTDKPDVAIVVFGEQPYAEMRGDLRTLEFEPGDKASLAILKKLKAAGVPVVSVFLSGRPMWVNPELNASDAFVAAWLPGSEGGGVADVLIGDKDGKARTDFTGKLSYSWPKSADQFALNVGQEGYDPLFAFGYGLKAGEASSLPMLSEEPGIDASDFNRTLFFARGAFVKPYSASYGEGIAHAHIDSANMQEGAVKLEWGGAPATFAITGPEMEMSRETNADMSLAVTYRVDAAPEGEVSIAMPTTLGDTGLDAKPLFSANIGEWRTVKLSLSCFARANPGMQQVASPLVITASGAFGISISDARIVTDPEGTVCPDGSAVD